The Xanthomonas sp. CFBP 8443 genome has a window encoding:
- a CDS encoding NHLP-related RiPP peptide translates to MTSAPHDPLPADIADRLLELLSTDDAFRASFQDNPVAALASLGYEPADHALAADPAPPKQGAPFFCMTSQELASKEEIAKARKELVSHLTVDGNHHVIFCFEAGKVASTVSLK, encoded by the coding sequence ATGACTAGCGCCCCTCACGACCCGTTGCCCGCCGACATCGCCGATCGCCTGCTGGAGCTGCTCAGCACCGACGACGCTTTCCGCGCCAGCTTCCAGGACAATCCGGTCGCCGCGCTGGCCAGCCTCGGCTACGAGCCGGCCGACCATGCCCTGGCTGCGGACCCGGCGCCGCCCAAGCAGGGCGCGCCGTTCTTCTGCATGACCTCGCAGGAGCTGGCGTCGAAGGAAGAAATCGCCAAGGCGCGCAAGGAGCTGGTCAGCCACCTGACGGTGGACGGCAACCATCACGTCATTTTCTGTTTCGAAGCCGGCAAGGTCGCCTCGACCGTCTCCCTCAAGTAA
- a CDS encoding putative peptide modification system cyclase: protein MNDAHQPQPEVPQLRTLLLTDLCDSVALVERLGDANAAELFKLHDSLVLELQQRWRGRLIDRSDGLLLLFERPIDGLGFALDYSRGLHALGAQRKLELKVRAGLHVGEVLTWRNSDAAVQVGAKPLEVEGLAKPTAARLMTLARPGQILLSAVAESLTHRAARELGERGERLLWKSHGRWRFKGVPTPQEIYEVGEIGNTPLRAPKPTPKAWRDIPLWRRPAALVAEAMLTLTVVAALLFFGRPEPAIAFAERDWIVVGDLRNLTGNATLDASLDQAFRISLEQSRYVNLLSDLKVRDTLGRMKRSPDSKIDRALASEIALRDGARAVILPTVAEVGGRIRVTVEVVDPATQATVYTETQTGRGLESVLASVDTVSGQLRRQLGEAIQSVDQASKPLPQVTTSNLDALRSYALGMEATATGSWKQAEQNFRVAIELDPQFALAYIGIARVLAATSDRAAAVPYLQKAQEYAARLPARDRLYLAAWADELKDSPAALGGWQQLVHLYPDSFAGHGNAFWHLFQANRFADALPHAVAADTAQDPYRSIAIDDIGRIYLVQGKLEQAKAQFTQIALQDKSGPGRRLANVLALQGNYAEAEARLRAIPKSDYANDDMVPRLDLIALKVDQGKWDEVAAELDDALKASRAANDFTQAQFGFLQLSIQALTQQSGKVLPRLRQWQNAQLQRQERALPGEPYASDRAALILAAAYLAQRLGDDALSVRALKVAGPWVEVSADPALGKLLRIVQAGQYRLRGDYAQALALLAPREDDLLQARVALYHTLRAAGEHRQALAQADWIGAHRGLAYGEASVSQSLQTLNVADTRMADRWAAQALSDLDRTPDARRRLDALFAAWPSAAMPAYLRETVEATLPASKQKMT from the coding sequence ATGAACGACGCCCACCAGCCCCAGCCCGAGGTCCCGCAGCTCCGCACCCTGCTGCTGACCGACCTGTGCGATTCGGTGGCGCTGGTGGAGCGGCTCGGCGACGCCAACGCCGCCGAACTGTTCAAGCTGCACGACTCGCTGGTGCTGGAACTGCAGCAGCGTTGGCGCGGGCGCCTGATCGACCGCTCCGACGGCCTGCTGCTGCTGTTCGAACGCCCGATCGACGGCCTCGGCTTCGCCCTGGACTACAGCCGCGGCCTGCACGCGCTGGGCGCGCAGCGCAAGCTGGAGCTGAAGGTGCGCGCCGGCCTGCACGTCGGCGAGGTGCTGACCTGGCGCAACAGCGATGCCGCCGTGCAGGTCGGCGCCAAGCCGCTGGAAGTGGAGGGCCTGGCCAAGCCGACCGCGGCGCGGCTGATGACCCTGGCGCGGCCCGGGCAGATCCTGCTGTCGGCGGTGGCCGAGTCGCTGACCCACCGCGCCGCGCGCGAACTGGGCGAGCGCGGCGAACGCCTGCTGTGGAAGTCGCACGGCCGCTGGCGCTTCAAGGGCGTGCCGACGCCGCAGGAGATCTACGAAGTCGGCGAAATCGGCAACACCCCCCTGCGCGCGCCGAAGCCGACGCCGAAGGCGTGGCGCGACATCCCGCTGTGGCGCCGCCCGGCGGCGCTGGTGGCGGAGGCGATGCTGACCCTGACGGTGGTCGCCGCGCTGCTGTTCTTCGGCCGTCCGGAGCCGGCGATCGCGTTCGCCGAACGCGACTGGATCGTGGTCGGCGACCTGCGCAACCTCACCGGCAACGCGACGCTCGACGCCTCGCTCGACCAGGCGTTCCGGATCAGCCTGGAGCAATCGCGCTACGTCAACCTGCTCAGCGATCTCAAGGTGCGCGACACCCTGGGCCGGATGAAGCGCAGCCCCGACAGCAAGATCGACCGCGCGCTCGCCTCGGAGATCGCGCTGCGCGACGGCGCGCGCGCGGTGATCCTGCCGACCGTCGCCGAAGTGGGCGGGCGCATCCGCGTCACCGTGGAAGTGGTCGATCCGGCGACGCAGGCGACGGTGTATACCGAGACCCAGACCGGGCGCGGGCTCGAATCGGTGCTGGCGTCGGTGGACACGGTCAGCGGCCAGTTGCGGCGCCAACTCGGCGAAGCCATCCAATCGGTCGATCAGGCGTCCAAGCCGTTGCCGCAGGTGACGACGTCCAACCTGGACGCGTTGCGTTCCTATGCATTGGGCATGGAGGCGACCGCGACGGGCAGCTGGAAACAGGCGGAGCAGAATTTCCGCGTGGCGATCGAGCTGGATCCGCAGTTTGCGCTGGCCTATATCGGTATCGCCCGCGTGCTTGCGGCGACGTCCGACCGCGCCGCGGCGGTGCCGTATCTGCAGAAGGCACAGGAGTACGCGGCCCGGTTGCCGGCGCGCGACCGGCTCTATCTTGCGGCATGGGCAGACGAACTCAAGGACAGTCCAGCTGCACTGGGCGGGTGGCAGCAGTTGGTGCATCTGTATCCCGACAGCTTCGCCGGGCACGGCAATGCGTTCTGGCACCTGTTCCAGGCCAACCGCTTTGCCGACGCATTGCCGCATGCCGTTGCCGCCGACACCGCGCAGGATCCGTATCGGTCGATCGCCATCGACGACATCGGCCGCATCTATCTGGTGCAGGGAAAGCTGGAGCAGGCCAAGGCCCAGTTCACCCAGATCGCACTGCAGGACAAGAGCGGTCCCGGCCGGCGCCTGGCCAACGTGCTGGCGCTGCAGGGCAACTACGCCGAGGCCGAGGCGCGGCTGCGCGCCATTCCCAAGAGCGACTATGCCAACGACGACATGGTGCCGCGCCTGGACCTGATCGCGCTGAAGGTGGACCAGGGCAAGTGGGACGAGGTCGCCGCCGAGCTGGACGATGCGCTCAAGGCCAGCCGCGCGGCCAACGATTTCACCCAGGCCCAGTTCGGCTTCTTGCAGCTATCGATCCAGGCGTTGACGCAGCAGTCCGGCAAGGTGCTGCCGCGGCTGCGGCAATGGCAGAACGCCCAACTGCAAAGACAGGAGCGGGCGCTTCCTGGCGAGCCGTATGCCAGCGATCGCGCCGCGCTGATCCTTGCCGCCGCCTATCTGGCGCAGCGCCTCGGCGATGACGCGTTGTCGGTGCGTGCGCTGAAGGTCGCTGGCCCGTGGGTGGAGGTCTCGGCGGATCCTGCCCTGGGCAAGCTGCTGCGCATCGTGCAGGCCGGGCAGTACCGCTTGCGCGGCGACTACGCGCAGGCGCTCGCCTTGCTGGCGCCGCGCGAGGACGACCTGCTGCAGGCACGGGTGGCGCTGTATCACACCCTGCGGGCGGCCGGCGAGCATCGCCAGGCGCTGGCGCAGGCGGATTGGATCGGCGCGCATCGAGGCCTTGCCTATGGCGAGGCCTCGGTGTCGCAGTCCTTGCAGACCTTGAATGTCGCCGACACGCGCATGGCCGATCGCTGGGCGGCGCAAGCCCTGTCGGATCTGGACAGGACCCCGGATGCGCGGCGACGGCTCGACGCGCTGTTCGCCGCCTGGCCCAGCGCCGCGATGCCGGCTTACTTGAGGGAGACGGTCGAGGCGACCTTGCCGGCTTCGAAACAGAAAATGACGTGA
- a CDS encoding GGDEF domain-containing protein, which translates to MVGVVAPKPSELAVLTAAELRLFSEFGRTRTVRAGDVLFRRGDGGSAMFVISSGVIDLDFGEDLVVKHLGHGEFFGELGLLIGSHMRSADAIAASDGVLVELDHDDFQRLVERDPGLVAYFLRRTIMRVVMNEQTLIRQLRRRNHDLEAALDNLYATTHQLSQTEELVRTDELTGLHNRRGLILRLQECRRDGRSPGPGLLLIDCDRFKHINDEHGHLVGDRVLQNVANILRSVAGEDDIACRLGGDEFCLLVATGNAEDLRRIGEFVIATVQNLLGVPHPSPHICPVSIGISRVDPQSDWNDWYANADAALYEAKRLGGNRLYWHDVASAPY; encoded by the coding sequence ATGGTTGGTGTGGTCGCCCCCAAGCCTAGCGAGCTGGCGGTGCTGACTGCGGCGGAGCTGCGCCTGTTCTCCGAGTTCGGCCGCACGCGGACGGTGCGTGCCGGCGACGTGCTGTTCCGGCGCGGCGACGGCGGCAGCGCCATGTTCGTGATCAGCAGCGGCGTGATCGATCTGGATTTCGGCGAGGACCTGGTGGTCAAGCATCTCGGACATGGCGAGTTCTTCGGCGAACTCGGGCTGTTGATCGGCAGCCACATGCGCAGCGCCGATGCGATCGCCGCCAGCGACGGCGTGCTGGTGGAACTGGACCACGACGACTTCCAGCGCCTGGTGGAGCGCGACCCGGGCCTGGTCGCCTACTTCCTGCGCCGTACCATCATGCGCGTGGTGATGAACGAGCAGACCCTGATCCGCCAGTTGCGCCGCCGCAACCACGATCTGGAAGCGGCGCTGGACAATCTCTACGCCACCACCCACCAGCTCAGCCAGACCGAAGAACTGGTGCGCACCGACGAGCTGACCGGCCTGCACAACCGCCGCGGCCTGATCCTGCGCCTGCAGGAGTGCCGCCGCGACGGCCGCTCGCCGGGACCGGGCCTGCTGCTGATCGACTGCGACCGCTTCAAGCACATCAACGACGAACACGGCCACCTGGTCGGCGACCGCGTGCTGCAGAACGTCGCCAACATCCTGCGTTCCGTCGCCGGCGAGGACGACATCGCCTGCCGTCTGGGCGGCGACGAGTTCTGCCTGCTGGTGGCGACCGGCAACGCGGAAGACCTGCGCCGCATCGGCGAGTTCGTGATCGCCACGGTGCAGAACCTGCTCGGCGTGCCGCATCCCTCGCCGCATATCTGTCCGGTCAGCATCGGCATCAGCCGGGTCGATCCGCAGTCCGACTGGAACGACTGGTACGCCAATGCCGACGCCGCGTTGTACGAGGCCAAGCGTCTCGGCGGCAACCGGCTGTACTGGCACGACGTCGCCTCCGCCCCCTACTGA
- a CDS encoding DUF2274 domain-containing protein — MTTRNLRLGPLPKTESTKLTFACPASLKADLDRYAAVHAQAYGEAVDAVTLIPHMLEAFIAGDRGFRKGGTNKAPLPKPS; from the coding sequence ATGACGACGCGCAACCTGCGGCTCGGGCCGCTCCCAAAAACGGAATCCACGAAGCTGACCTTTGCCTGCCCGGCCAGCCTGAAAGCAGACCTCGACCGCTACGCCGCAGTACACGCGCAGGCGTATGGCGAGGCGGTCGATGCCGTGACGCTGATCCCGCACATGCTGGAGGCGTTCATCGCGGGCGATCGGGGATTCAGGAAAGGAGGGACGAACAAGGCGCCGCTGCCGAAGCCGAGTTGA
- a CDS encoding TrbI/VirB10 family protein has product MSQDDTPDLAAPQAAGKITPEAVALRAQPRPVTRLNRRTLAIIAGGLSVAVLGALMWSLQPQRRGAGEQTELYNVDRVSKSEGLDALPADYSKLPRALPPTVPELGPPLPGDLGPAIVKSQQPVTATYAAPGNDPNDALRKEAEAAAASSVFFRSGTHKAAPVAQSQATAALGFAANAAFDPMAAGPASAAAQPADPTTVQNRQDQKEAFQKAGTTETRNSGNLTLPASPYQVMAGTVIAGALVTGIKSDLPGDVIATVTEPVYDTATGRFLLIPQGSRILGRYNSQVSYGQSRVQVVWNRIILPDTSSLTLDNLVGADPAGYAGLEDDVDYHWGRIFAGAALTTLLGVGAELAAPENRQDGDRIIIAGRDSAQDSINQVGQEMTRRNMNIQPTLTERPGLPVRVIANRDLVLRPYQPLFFNKGISR; this is encoded by the coding sequence ATGAGCCAGGACGACACTCCCGACCTCGCCGCGCCACAGGCGGCGGGCAAGATCACACCCGAAGCGGTGGCGCTGCGCGCCCAGCCGCGCCCGGTCACGCGCCTGAACCGGCGCACGCTGGCCATCATCGCCGGCGGCCTGTCGGTCGCCGTGCTCGGCGCATTGATGTGGTCGCTGCAACCGCAGCGGCGCGGTGCTGGCGAGCAGACCGAGCTTTACAACGTCGATCGGGTCTCCAAGTCCGAAGGGCTGGATGCGCTGCCGGCGGACTACTCCAAGCTGCCGCGGGCCTTGCCGCCCACGGTGCCCGAACTGGGGCCGCCGCTGCCGGGTGATCTTGGCCCGGCCATCGTCAAGTCGCAGCAGCCGGTGACGGCCACCTATGCGGCCCCTGGCAACGACCCGAACGATGCGCTGCGCAAGGAAGCCGAAGCGGCTGCGGCATCGTCCGTGTTCTTCCGCTCTGGCACGCACAAGGCCGCGCCGGTGGCGCAGTCGCAGGCTACCGCTGCGCTGGGCTTCGCCGCTAATGCGGCGTTCGACCCGATGGCGGCCGGGCCGGCCTCCGCGGCGGCGCAGCCCGCCGACCCGACGACGGTACAGAACCGGCAAGACCAGAAAGAGGCGTTCCAAAAAGCTGGAACCACGGAAACCCGTAATTCCGGCAACCTGACCCTGCCGGCTTCGCCGTATCAGGTCATGGCCGGAACGGTCATCGCCGGTGCGCTGGTGACGGGTATCAAGTCCGACTTGCCGGGCGATGTGATCGCTACGGTGACGGAGCCTGTCTATGACACGGCCACCGGGCGCTTCCTGCTGATCCCGCAAGGTTCGCGCATCCTGGGCCGCTACAACAGCCAGGTCAGCTACGGACAAAGCCGCGTGCAGGTGGTGTGGAACCGGATCATCCTGCCCGACACGTCTTCGCTGACGCTCGACAACCTGGTCGGAGCCGACCCAGCTGGCTATGCCGGGCTGGAAGATGACGTGGACTACCATTGGGGCCGCATCTTCGCTGGCGCGGCGCTGACCACTCTGCTGGGCGTCGGCGCCGAGCTGGCCGCGCCCGAGAACCGCCAGGACGGCGACCGCATCATCATCGCCGGGCGCGACAGCGCGCAGGACAGCATCAATCAGGTCGGCCAGGAGATGACCCGGCGCAACATGAACATCCAGCCGACGCTGACCGAGCGGCCGGGCCTACCGGTTCGCGTCATCGCCAACCGCGATCTGGTGCTGCGGCCTTATCAGCCGTTGTTCTTCAACAAGGGGATTTCACGATGA
- the trbG gene encoding P-type conjugative transfer protein TrbG, with translation MNLPLRFYAFALMLAALSGCASQGKPPPTISLDEPVQAQPLPEPPKPVEVVAVPEPLALPAQLKPLPEVDEAATVPEPTDEKVRVSRANAEARIAPTREGYVNAIQVWPYSDGALYQVYAAPGRVTVVSLQPGEELVTVAAGDTVRWIVGDTSSGSGEALRVNVLLKPTRSGLKTNLVITTSRRTYLLELTSTEKAWMASVSWDYPKDRMLALQRQSQAASAAAPVDTGLALEKIRFRYAISGSNPPWKPQRAFDDGEKVYIQFPPGIAQGELPPLFVIGAQGDGQLVNYRFRSPYYIVDRLFGAAELRLGGDGGDVVRIERTDGVARRN, from the coding sequence ATGAACCTGCCTTTACGCTTTTACGCTTTCGCGCTGATGCTTGCGGCCCTGTCGGGCTGCGCCTCGCAGGGCAAGCCGCCGCCGACCATCTCGCTCGATGAGCCGGTGCAGGCGCAGCCGCTGCCTGAGCCGCCCAAGCCGGTCGAAGTCGTCGCCGTGCCCGAGCCGCTGGCGCTGCCGGCACAGTTGAAGCCGCTGCCGGAGGTGGACGAGGCAGCGACCGTGCCGGAGCCGACCGACGAGAAGGTGCGCGTCTCGCGCGCCAATGCAGAAGCGCGCATCGCGCCGACCCGCGAGGGCTACGTCAATGCGATCCAAGTGTGGCCGTACAGCGACGGAGCGTTGTATCAGGTCTATGCGGCACCGGGGCGCGTCACCGTGGTTTCGCTCCAGCCTGGCGAGGAACTGGTGACGGTCGCCGCTGGCGACACCGTGCGCTGGATTGTCGGCGACACGTCCAGCGGCAGCGGCGAGGCGCTGCGCGTCAATGTGCTGCTCAAGCCCACTCGCTCGGGCCTGAAGACCAATCTGGTCATCACCACCAGCCGCAGGACGTACCTGCTGGAACTGACTTCCACGGAAAAGGCATGGATGGCGTCGGTGTCATGGGACTACCCGAAAGACCGGATGCTGGCCTTGCAGCGCCAGTCGCAGGCGGCCAGTGCCGCCGCGCCGGTCGATACCGGCCTAGCGCTGGAGAAGATCCGTTTCCGCTACGCGATCAGCGGCAGCAATCCGCCGTGGAAGCCGCAGCGAGCCTTCGACGATGGCGAGAAAGTCTATATCCAGTTCCCGCCGGGTATCGCCCAAGGCGAACTGCCGCCGCTGTTCGTCATCGGCGCGCAGGGTGACGGCCAGCTCGTCAACTACCGCTTCCGCTCGCCGTACTACATCGTGGATCGACTCTTTGGCGCGGCCGAACTGCGCCTGGGCGGCGATGGTGGTGACGTGGTGCGGATCGAGCGCACCGACGGCGTTGCGCGGAGGAACTGA
- the trbF gene encoding conjugal transfer protein TrbF: MRFKRPQVRYADTPQPATPYQAAAQVWDERIGSSRVQAKNWRLMAFGCLTLALLMAGGLVWRSAQSIVTPYVIEVDQSGQVRTVGEAATPYRPADAQIAHHLARFVTLVRSLSIDPIVVRQNWLDAYDYTTDRGAAVLNDYASKNDPFARVGRESVTVQITSVTRASDASFNVRWTEQRFVNGAPAGTERWNAVLSTVLQTPRTEQRLRKNPLGIYVNGLSWSRELDSSEGAKP, encoded by the coding sequence ATGCGATTCAAACGACCGCAGGTGCGCTATGCCGATACGCCGCAGCCTGCCACTCCGTATCAAGCCGCCGCCCAGGTGTGGGACGAGCGCATCGGCTCATCGCGCGTACAGGCCAAGAACTGGCGGCTGATGGCCTTCGGCTGCCTCACGCTCGCGCTGCTGATGGCCGGCGGTTTGGTGTGGCGCTCGGCGCAGTCCATCGTGACCCCATACGTCATCGAAGTCGATCAGTCCGGCCAGGTGCGTACCGTGGGCGAGGCCGCCACGCCGTACCGGCCTGCCGATGCGCAGATCGCGCATCACCTGGCGCGCTTCGTGACGCTGGTGCGCTCGCTGTCCATCGATCCCATCGTGGTGCGGCAGAACTGGCTCGATGCCTATGACTACACCACCGACAGGGGCGCAGCCGTGCTCAACGACTACGCGAGTAAGAACGATCCATTCGCCCGTGTCGGCCGCGAGTCGGTGACGGTGCAGATCACCAGTGTTACCCGCGCCAGCGATGCCTCGTTCAACGTCCGTTGGACGGAACAGCGGTTCGTCAACGGCGCACCCGCCGGCACCGAACGCTGGAACGCCGTGCTTTCAACCGTTTTGCAAACCCCGCGCACCGAACAGCGCCTGCGCAAGAACCCGCTGGGGATCTACGTCAACGGCCTATCGTGGAGCCGCGAACTGGATTCTTCCGAAGGAGCCAAGCCATGA
- the trbL gene encoding P-type conjugative transfer protein TrbL, whose product MNDVTIIDRFLDTFSRYIDSGFGLLQGEVAFLTATLIVIDMTIAGLYWAMSHATGQGEDVIAKLLRKVLYVGAFAYIIGNFNWLAGIVFRSFAGLGLTATGSTMTMDNFLQPGRLAKTGIDAGAPILDQIGDMAGFPEVFVNIDPIVVMFLAWLTVILCFFVLAIQLFITLIEFKLTTLAGFVLVPFALWNKTSFLAEKVLGNVVSSGIKVLVLAVIVGIGSGLFAEFQVHPDEPSIDHALVVMLASLALLALGIFGPGIATGLVSGAPQLGAGAMAGAAVGAAGTAVAIGAAATGVGGAVVAGARMAPAAAKLAGAGARAATSAAGSARSAFQAGSAAAGGGAKGAMAGLGNVAKTGAQAAGRSAASGASGAAQKMTSSFRAGWNGTEAGGGAAPGTAGSGQASAGDAASSQKQEQPAWAKRMHRRQQITHAATTAAHTLRGGDGGGSGQGPSLRGSDD is encoded by the coding sequence ATGAACGACGTGACCATCATCGACCGCTTCCTCGATACGTTCTCGCGTTACATCGACTCGGGGTTCGGCCTGCTGCAAGGCGAAGTGGCGTTTCTCACCGCCACGCTGATCGTCATCGACATGACGATCGCGGGCCTGTATTGGGCCATGAGCCACGCCACCGGCCAGGGCGAGGACGTGATCGCCAAGCTGCTGCGCAAGGTGCTCTACGTCGGTGCCTTCGCCTACATCATCGGCAACTTCAACTGGCTGGCTGGCATCGTCTTTCGCTCGTTCGCCGGGCTTGGCCTGACGGCCACCGGCTCGACCATGACGATGGACAACTTCCTGCAACCGGGGCGGCTGGCCAAGACCGGCATCGACGCCGGTGCGCCGATCCTCGACCAGATTGGCGACATGGCGGGCTTCCCCGAAGTGTTCGTGAACATCGACCCCATCGTGGTGATGTTCCTCGCCTGGCTCACCGTCATCCTGTGTTTCTTCGTGCTGGCGATCCAGCTTTTCATCACGCTGATCGAGTTCAAGCTGACCACGCTCGCGGGCTTCGTGCTGGTGCCGTTCGCCTTGTGGAACAAGACCTCGTTTCTTGCCGAAAAGGTGCTCGGCAACGTGGTGTCGTCGGGCATCAAGGTCTTGGTGCTGGCCGTCATCGTCGGCATTGGCTCGGGCCTGTTCGCGGAGTTCCAGGTTCATCCCGACGAGCCTTCCATCGACCACGCCCTTGTCGTGATGCTGGCCTCGCTCGCGTTGCTGGCGCTGGGCATCTTCGGCCCCGGCATCGCCACGGGTCTGGTGTCCGGTGCGCCGCAGCTTGGCGCAGGCGCGATGGCCGGTGCCGCTGTCGGTGCCGCCGGCACGGCCGTTGCCATCGGTGCCGCCGCAACCGGCGTGGGCGGTGCCGTGGTCGCCGGCGCACGCATGGCGCCTGCGGCCGCCAAGCTGGCCGGGGCCGGTGCGCGTGCCGCCACTTCGGCCGCCGGCAGCGCACGCTCGGCATTCCAGGCCGGTTCCGCCGCTGCAGGCGGCGGGGCCAAGGGCGCGATGGCCGGCTTGGGCAATGTCGCCAAGACCGGCGCGCAGGCTGCCGGGCGTAGCGCCGCATCCGGTGCGTCCGGCGCTGCGCAGAAGATGACTAGCTCTTTCCGCGCTGGATGGAACGGCACAGAGGCCGGTGGCGGCGCTGCGCCCGGTACGGCTGGCTCCGGCCAGGCGTCCGCTGGCGATGCCGCCAGCTCGCAGAAGCAAGAGCAGCCCGCATGGGCCAAGCGGATGCACCGCCGCCAGCAGATCACCCATGCCGCGACCACTGCCGCCCACACGCTGCGCGGTGGCGATGGCGGCGGCTCCGGGCAAGGCCCGAGCCTGCGCGGCTCCGACGACTAA
- the trbJ gene encoding P-type conjugative transfer protein TrbJ, with protein MKTRALSVSLAAVLSVTLLTAQPASAVTFIDPANLVQNTLTAIRTMEQINNQINQLQNEAQMLINQARNLTSLDFNIVNRLRSTLATTERLIAEAQGLAYDVQSMDATFARLYPEQYAATVSGDRMAQDARERWKNTLDGLHTAMRMQAQVSQNLTQDESALADLVSQSQSATGALQAQQATNQLLALQAKQSIQSQQLQITQDRAASLELARQAAATERAREVRRRFLGSGTPYTPQSINFYNN; from the coding sequence ATGAAGACCCGTGCCCTTTCCGTATCCCTGGCCGCTGTGCTGTCGGTGACACTGCTGACCGCGCAGCCCGCATCGGCGGTCACGTTCATCGACCCCGCCAACCTTGTGCAGAACACGCTGACGGCAATCCGCACGATGGAGCAGATCAACAACCAGATCAATCAGCTGCAGAACGAAGCGCAGATGTTGATAAACCAGGCCCGCAATCTGACGAGCCTCGATTTCAACATCGTCAACCGCCTGCGCTCCACGCTCGCTACCACCGAACGCCTGATCGCCGAGGCGCAGGGACTGGCCTACGACGTGCAGAGCATGGATGCCACGTTTGCCCGTCTGTACCCGGAGCAGTACGCCGCCACCGTCAGCGGCGACCGCATGGCGCAGGACGCCCGCGAGCGTTGGAAGAACACCCTCGACGGCCTGCACACCGCGATGCGGATGCAGGCGCAGGTATCGCAGAACCTGACGCAAGACGAAAGCGCACTGGCCGACCTCGTGAGCCAGAGCCAGTCGGCCACCGGCGCCTTGCAGGCGCAACAGGCGACCAACCAGCTTCTTGCCTTGCAGGCCAAGCAGTCCATCCAGTCCCAGCAGCTCCAGATCACGCAAGACCGCGCGGCGTCGCTGGAACTGGCGCGGCAGGCGGCGGCCACCGAGCGCGCCCGCGAAGTGCGGCGGCGCTTCCTCGGCAGCGGCACGCCGTACACGCCGCAGTCCATCAATTTCTACAACAACTGA